From the genome of Alicyclobacillus sp. SO9:
CCCTCAATGTGCCTTGTCCAATTAGAGTCCACAGTATGGTAGAAATTCAAAATCGCCTCTTCTAAGGTTTCTTGCTTACGTTCAATGCGATCCATGACAAATTCATAACGATTGAGGTGCGAACTTTCCCACGCTTCCCGGTTTTCTTCTGCAATAGCCTTCGCCTCATCAATCAAATGTCGTGCAATACCGATAGCAATTGCGGCAAACGAGGTTTCGGAAAGTACTTTATAAGGGTATGAATAGATATCACCCAGCACCTTTTGATTCGTATTGAACATAATGAAGGTCATGTCAGCTTCCACAAACTGATTTTCGACTGTCACTGAATGACTTCCTGTCGCTCGCAGTCCGAATGCATCCCAATCCTTCGTGATAGTCACTTGAGTCGGTCGCAAAATAAAGGTGCGGATCTCTGTCACAGTGGGATTGTCTTCAACCGGCACTTCTGAATTAAAAGTAAAGAGAGTAGCGTGGTCCGATCCGCTGCAATACTTCCAGCTACCAGATAACTCATACCCCCCAGGTACGCGTTTGGCCGAACCAGATGTAAACCCACTCCCCGCTAGGAGAGCATCTCTGCCATCATAGATTTCCTGGAGCCGATGAGGTTCAACATAAGCAGCTAAATACCCGGCCTTACTTCCAATAGTGACAACCCAGCCAAAATTGCCGTCTATTCTTGAGGCGTCTTCAAAGACGCGCAAGACTTCCGGCAACGGTGTCATACGTCCCGTTGAAGCATTGGGCATAAAGCATTTGAACAAGCTGCGTTGATAAATGATTTCCAGTACATCCGCAGGCATAGTTCCTGTCTTATCCATTTGGACGGTCCGACGACGAATCTGATGCACAACTTCTTGGTCGAACAATAGCGGATAGTTCATGAGCACACGGAGCCCCCTAAGGTCATATGTGCAGGCCGCACGTGAAGCACCGCCTTGCTGCAGCACGAGACTGGCATGCAAAGGGTTGAAGGTTAGTTCCCATTTTTAATACGTTCCAGAGCGGACTCGTGAGAACGGGCTCGCAGGTACAGAGATTCACATTATTATAATTGTAGGTTAAATACAGGAGTATTAAGTGGCGAATTAGGCGCATTTATTGACACTATTGGTACATTAGTTA
Proteins encoded in this window:
- a CDS encoding acyl-CoA dehydrogenase, with translation MNYPLLFDQEVVHQIRRRTVQMDKTGTMPADVLEIIYQRSLFKCFMPNASTGRMTPLPEVLRVFEDASRIDGNFGWVVTIGSKAGYLAAYVEPHRLQEIYDGRDALLAGSGFTSGSAKRVPGGYELSGSWKYCSGSDHATLFTFNSEVPVEDNPTVTEIRTFILRPTQVTITKDWDAFGLRATGSHSVTVENQFVEADMTFIMFNTNQKVLGDIYSYPYKVLSETSFAAIAIGIARHLIDEAKAIAEENREAWESSHLNRYEFVMDRIERKQETLEEAILNFYHTVDSNWTRHIEGADIAREEWDLVSKTCRTAARVALDCGHALFPFLGTSVVLEHNVINCVYRDLHTACQNALLVPFDEEELTQVK